In Spiroplasma floricola 23-6, the DNA window ACAAATGAAAATAAGAAGGAAATCATAATAACAAAAAGAAACTTTGATTCTACTAGATTATGTAGAAAAGATTTTTTAAATGATCAAGATTATAAAGAATATAATAGTTTTATTAAAAAATTTTCAAATAATACTAAGTATTATTTTAATTATAAATGTATAAATTGTTTAGGTAAATTTGTAACTTATCATTGGGTTTTAAAATGCCCACATTGTAAGAAAAGTTTAAATAGTTTAAATAGTTACAAAACCCAAATGTATCAAAATTTAAAAGGATATTGAGATAAAAGAAATATTCAAATTAGATTTAAAAATACTAGTATTTATTAATAATAAAATTATATTTTATAAGGAGAAATTTATGAAAATATTTAATCAGTTAGATTTTTCTAAAGAAATAAGTAATTTAGAAATTTTAGAAAATAATATAGTCAATAAAAACTTTGCTAAAAATAGCATTTTAGTAAGGTGTTTTGATGTTAAAAATGAGACTTTTCTTGAAATAAGTTTTGCTAAAGGAAAAAAAGTAAATAATGGAAATAATTCACTTTTTAAAATAATGCAAGGTTATAAAAGTAATTCTAATAAAAAAAGTGTTTATAATTTAGGAGTTCCTATTCATCATTTTTTTTGAGTACGTAAGTATGATTTAAATTCAGGAGAATTATTAAGTAAAAAATACTGTCATTATTATGAAATTGTAAATATTTTAGAATTAAATAATAAATATAATTTAGTAATAGCTAGTAAACAAAAAGATAGAAATAAAACTTCAGAAGAGTTAAGAAAAATTAAAGAAGAATATGAAAAAATGAGAATATGATATGAAAATGAATATTCTCATGAAAATAATCAAAAACAAAACTCAGTTAAAAAGAAAGAATATTTAAACATAGAAAAAGATATTGGCTCTGATATTAATGCTTCTTCAAATTTAATAATTCAAAATATATTTGAAGATTAAAATTCCAAATAAGTTGATGAGTTTTTAAAGAATATTTAGTTAATTATGACTAAAATTTTTTACTTTTCAAAAATTATTCTCTAATTCGAATTAAATCTTAATTTTTATTCAATTAAGTCAATTAACTCTATTATGTCAATTATTTAAATTATCCAAATTTATTGTGCTAAAATTATTGAAATAAAAATAATTTTTAATTTATTTTGTTTTTAGTAAAAATAAAAAATGTATAATAAAAATAGTTCACAAGAGATATGTTAGGAATACTGACAAATCTCTTTTTATTTACTTTCTAACATATCTTAAATTGACAATTAGAAAGGAAAATAAAAATATGGGTATGTTTCAAGGATTAATTAATTATATTTTATGATTACCATGTAAATGAATTTTACAACTTTTAAATGCTGTAAATGATGTTGTAAAATATTTAGCCACAGATTTATTTGAATCAATACTATTTGGAAATAAAGTAAGTGATTGAAATCAAGTTTTAATACCTTCAACTTATTATCGAATATTGATAGTAGCTGCTGTATGTTGATTAATATTTTTAGTATCAACATTTATTTGTCATTTAAAAAAAGATATTATTGAACATGAAGAAACACCAATTACTAAAAAAATTATGGAGTCTTTAAAATACTCTACATTTTCTGCAATTTTGTTAATATTTATTCCTTTATTTGTTTGAATTTTAGTAAAAATGACTTCAGTATTAACACAAGGTCTAATGATTGCTTTTGGTTCAAAAAATACAAGTATTGCTGATTTACTTTACAATATGGGAAATCCAAACTGAGATGGAAAAATAGTAGAACAAAATGGAAATTATCCTGTTCCAAGTAATTTAACTCAATGAAATATGGTAGTAGAATTAGTAGGATTATCTATAGTCTTTATTTGTCTATTATTGGTTATGATAAATATTGTTACAAATACTTTTGCAACTTTCTTTTATTTCATATTAACTGGTTTTTATGCTTTAACTGCAGTATTTGACCAAGGTGCAAGAATGAAAGATTATTCCAAAACTATTATTGCAAATAACTTTATAATTTGCTCAACTATGGTTATATTTAGTGTTTATTCAAGTTTAATTCAAATATCTTTTAACTCTATGAGTAAACTAGGAATGAATGGATTTACAAAAATGTTATTACAACTTGCATTAGCTTGTGGAGGAGGACTGTTTGTAGTTAATGGAGATCAATATGTTTCTAGATTAGTAGGAGAAAATATTAGTGGTGTAAGTAGTGCAATGCAAGGATTGGGTGCTTTAAAAGCAGGAGCAATGTTAGCAGCGGGTTTAGGAGTTGCAGCTATGAAAATGAGTAAAAAAGGTTTAATTGGTAGAAAAAATTTTAGTAACTCATTAAAAAATGATTTAAGTAGTTTACAAGGTTCTAATGACTCTATAAATAATCAATCAAATGAAGAGTCTTCTAATGAAACTGTTCAAAATGGAACTCATCAAAATAAAATGCAACAAGCGAAAGAGAATTTTGTTAAAAATAGACAACAAGCAATGTCAAAATATCAAAAAGGTGGTATTTTAGCTTTAGCAGGTTTAGGAGTAGCAACAGCATTTCATGGTACAAAAACTGCTAAGAATTTAATAGGTTCATTTGTTGGTACAAAAGCAAGTAGAATGATGAGACGTGAACAGTTAAAAGAACAAACTAGAACTTTAGGGAAAGGATTAGCAAATGTTGGAGCAAAAACCTTAGGAGTAGCAGGAGCTACTTTTGGAGGAGTTGCAAAAATGACTGGATTAGATGTTACAAGAGGTAAAATATTAAATGAGCGTGGTAATGTTTATAAAAATGCAAAAGCTGAAAAATATAATGAAAAATTAGAGTCTAAATTTAATGAAAAAATAAATAAATTTGATGCAATGACATCTAATCAAATAATAAATAGTAATGGAATTAATAAATCAAAAGAAATTAAAAAGGCTAAAGAATTATTACTTTTAAAAAGAGAACAAAGAGTCTCGTTAAAAGAGTTTAAAGAAGATTTTTCAATTAAATCAAAAAAATGAGAAAAATATGCTGATAAAGAAAATAGTGATAATAAATAATTTCACTATTTTTTTTTAATTCAGGAGTTATAATTATTAAAAGAAGGAAAAAGGAAAAAAATTTATTTATGGGACAATCTTTGTTAAGCAGGTTATTATTTGGAAATCAAGATCCAGAAAAAGTTGCAAAATATAATGCACATCAAAAATGAATAAATTCTAAACAATATAGAGATTTAGAATGGCAAAGAGAAGCAAACAATGAAGCAAAAAAATTAATAAGAAAAATACTTTTAATAAAAAAATTATCTAAATCTAATTCTGATAAATCTAAAGTATTATGAAATAAATTTTGTGAAAAAGAACCAAAGTATTTTTTAGATACTTTAAATGGTTTTAAAAGAACAATTCCAGAAAGAGAAAGATGAGGATGTGACAAAAAAACTATTGAAAATTTTAAAAAAGGATATACATCTCTTAAAATATACCACTTCAATATGTGACTTTCCTATGAAATTCTAAGAAAAGATAAAGTATATGAATGAATTATGTCTCCAAGAACAAAAAATGAATTTGAAAAAAATAATCAAGAATGAATTGAAAATAAATATAGTCCATGGGGATATAAATTAAGTGAGAAAGAAAAAAATAAGAGGGAAATTAATAGAGAAAAAGATTTTGATTATTTAAAATATTTAAAAGAGCAATTTTATATTCCATTATTAATAAAAAAACAAATTCAGTTTGGAGTTTATAATTTGATTTCAAAAGAAATATGTCATTCAGAATTAAAACAAGTTAATATTAATTCCAATGAACAAGTTGAAAAACAATTAAAATTATTAAAGCGTCAACAAGAAATTTTAGATAGACAAATTGAGTTGGAAAAATTAAAAGATAGAAATAATAATAGAGGATAAGAAAATGAATAATAGTATTATAAAAAAATCATTTATAAAACAATTCGCTCAAAAAATATTAGAAAAAAAAGCTTTAGTTTTTTTGGGTTCTGGAATAAATAAAGAGGTTGGTTTACCGGATTGAAAAGAATTAATGCAAGATTTATATGAAGATTTGGATATTAAAAATAGTGAACAAAATTACATTGATTACATTGATTTAGCACAATTTTTAATACATTCAACTAACGGAAGACATGATTTAATAACTAAAATTTTAAAAAAAATAGATATTGATAAAGATCCTGGACCAAATCTTTTAGAAATTTGTAAATTACCTGTAAAAGAATTTTGAACAACGAATTATGATAATTTAATTGAAAAATCAATGCTAAAATTGAATAAAAAATATAAAAAAATTGTTACAAAAAATAATTTTGCTTTTTTGGAACCATATTTAACTAATATTTATAAAATGCATGGTGATATTGAAAATGAAAATAAAATAATAATTAGTAGAAAAGATTATGATTCTTATGCTAATGAAAATTTATTTTTTTGAAATAAATTAACTCTTGAATTAAGTTATAAAAGTTGTGTATTTGTAGGTACATCATTTAATGATTATAATCTTAATATTATTTTAAGTAAAATTTCTACTTTATTAGATAAAGAAGAAAAACCAAATCATTTTATTTTTTTTGAAAAAGATAAAAATGAGGAAATATTTAAATTACAAAATTATAAAAGTATTGATTTATTTAAAAGATTTAATATAAAAACAATATGATTAGAAAATTGAAATGAACTTCAAAATATTTTTAAAGAAATTAATAATAAAATTATAGAAAATAATATTTTTATTTCAGGTACTGCTATTGAATTTAATAACAATTTTAATAAAAAGGAAGCTAAAAAATTTATTTCTGAATTAACTTATAAACTTATAGAAAGACAATTTAAAATTTTTAGTGGATATGGAATAGAAATAGGAGATAGTGTAATAACAGGAGCAATGTCAAAAATTTTGGAAAATAGTGAATTAGTAAGTACCGATAAATTAGAAGTTTTACCTTTTCCACAATTTGTGAACGATGAAAATAAAAAAAATGAAATATGACAAAAAAATAGAGAGTATATGATTTTAAATTCTAATGTAGTAATTTTTTTATTTGGAAATAAAAAGGACAAAAATTCTGAAAAAATAATAATTTCAAATGGAATGATAGATGAGGAATTTAAAATTGCTAAGCAATTAGGAAAAAAAGTAATTCCTATTCCAATTACTGGTTATGCAGCTTTTAAAATTTTTGAAAAAATTGAAAAAGAAATAGAGAATTTTCCTTATTTAAAAAAACATATTGATACTTTAAAAAATACTAGAGATATAGATCAAATAATAAAAATAATTGAATCTGTAGTGGAATTTTAATTTTTAGAAAGGAGGTATAAAATGAAAAAAGTATTTTATAGTTTTGACTATGATGATAATTGAAAAGTACAACAAGTTCGTAATATTGGAGTAGTAACTAATGAAAATGTAGTTGAACCCTCAAAATGAGAAACAGTTAAAAGATCAGGAAATGAAGCAATTAAAAATTGAATAAATAAGGAAATTAATAATTCTGATGTAGTTGTAGTATTAATTGGTCAATATACTTATAATAGTAGATGAGTTAAATATGAAATTCAATATGCTTTAAACAGTGGAAAAAAAATTATAGGAATACATATAAATAATTTAGGAGATAAATATGGTCGAAAATGCTTAACTGGAAATAGTCCTTTTAATGAAATAAATGATTATAGAGCACGCTCTATTGAAATTTTTAATCCATCTATAAGTAATGCATTAAATGAAATTAAAAGTATACTTTTAAAATTATAAGTTATATGCTAATAAATGATTTATAAGAGATATATTAGAAAATTAATAAATCTCTTTTTTATTTTTTCAATAATTATTTTTATTATAATTTTTAATAAAAAAGAATAGACAATATATGTCTATCCTAATAATTTATTATTTCTTTTTTGATTTATTTGTTTTTGTCTGAGATAATGCACTTCCTGCAATACTTTTAGTTCTTGCATTAGAGCGCCCATCTCTTAAAGCAGCAGAAGCTTTTGTTGCAACTGATTTACTTGTTTGTTTTTTATTTGCCATTATTTCAAAACTTTTTTTGTTATAATTAAATTATGAGAATTAATTAATTTTCATAATTTTCTTTATGCTTATTTTTAGAGTTAAGCAATCATTTTGTTAAATAAACTAAAGTTATTGGGATTGATATTATTGTAAGAAATATTAATCCTATTTTTATTTCTATATTTGCAAATTGATAACTAATACATAAAATCAAATTAATAAAAATAAATAATAAAAATTTTTTAAAATATTTGTTAATAATTTAAACCTCCATTTCTATGAAAATAAAAAGGTTATACACTTGTGTCTATAACCTTTAGTTAACTAATAAGAATCTATATATTAAAATTTAAACATTTTTACTAAAAATCAAAATATTTGATATAATAATTATGTCTAGATTTTATTTTGAAACCTATCTAGCATTTCAGGTTAAGCATCGCAAGTGCTTAACTTTTTTATTTCATAATTATTTTAACATACTATAGTATTAAATATTTAAATTTATATATTTATTAATTTATTTTATATTTGACAAAAATTTAAGTAAATAAAAATTACTTATAAAAGTTTAAACTAATATATAATATTAATAGTTCACAAGAGATATGTTAGGAATACTGACAGATTTCTTTTTTTATTTTCCTAACATATTTATGAGCAAGGAGGAAAATAATATGACTAGAAATCCAATCATTCCAGAAAATACAAATAAAAGAAAGTTTATAATATGACAACAATTAAATTTGACAATTATTGATCTTTCAGTATGAATAATCTTTATAGGTTTAGGAGCAATACTAGGCTTCTTTTTGTGAAAACTAGGAGGAGTTTGAAAACCTATAGCTATATTATCTGCTAGTTTATGTTTAATTGCAGGCTTCTTATTAAATACTAAAAGTCAATTTCACAATAAAAAATTTTATGCTGTTATATTTGATTGATTTATATTTTTATTTGTAAATAAAAAATACAAATTAAAAAGTAAAAATAGTACTTTAAATTTAATACCTTATAAATATATTGAAGGAGAGTACATTTTATTAAAAAATAAACTCTACATGAGTTTAATAAAAGTTCAAGGAAACTCTTTTTTTGACTATGAACAAATTAAACAAAATAATATATTAGAAAAAATTTGAGAAATTTATAATAGTTTAAAAATGGGAGGAAGCATAATAAAGCTTGATGAATTAAAATCAAGAAATCAAAGCTTATTCTTTTTAGAAGAGAAACGTCATGAATGAGAAGTAAAAAGAAAAAATGGAGAGATAAATGACAAACAGTATTTTTCTAGAGTAAGATTAATTGAAAAGGATATTGAAAAATATTCAAATTTTGAAGCTAATAGTGTATTAGAATGAATTGAAAAATCAATTTATATTGTTTTTTATGCAGAATCAATTGATCAGTTAAAACAAATGGAGAATAAAATAATTAATGAATATAGAAGAGCAGATTTAAATGCTCATAAAATAGACATATCTAAAAAAGTTAATGTTTTAAATAAAATAGTAGATATTGATATACTTGATGATAATGAAAATAACATTTTTAAATATAAAGATACTTTAGATGAATACTTTGCATATGATAGTTTAGAAAATAAAGCATCCTACTTAAAAATTGATAATAATCTTAAAATTTCAATAGGTTCAGTTGATCATTATCCAGGAGAGCCAGATTGTGGTTGACTTGGACAAATCTTTAATGTGGACAGTCCTGTTATAATTAACTTTAATAAAGTAAGTGACAAAGTTTTTCAAGAGACTTTGAGTAAAGCAAGAAGAACAGCAATAGCAACTGCTAATGCAACAAGTAAGAAAGAGATTTTAACACAAAGAAAGCGTCAACAAGAAATTGAAAAATTAGAAGAGTTTGCAGACACTATCGGTTATGGACATGATGAATTATATAAATTCAATATTTATATAATTAATAAAGGAATTAATAATAAAGAGTTAAATAGATCTATAAAAGAAACTAAGAAAATATTAAAACAACAGAAATTAACTTTATTTGCAAATCCATATAAACAAATTGAAGCATTTAGTGGTATGTTACCAAAACCTCATGATCCTTTAATGGAAATAAATGGAAGAGAAGTACCTTTATATTCATTAGTGTGAGGAATGCCTTACATTAACAATTCTTTAAATGATTTTCAAGGTTGATTTATAGGAAACAGTATTGTAGGAGATGAACTATTTTTTAATCCTCATATAAGAAATGAAGAAAGAAGAAATGCCAATATGTTCTTTGTTGCAACAACTGGAGCTGGAAAATCCACAACTATGCAAAGAATGCTAAAAAATGAGATATTAAATGGAAATAGAGTCTATGTAATTGATCCTGAAAATGAATACTCAAGATTTGCTGATTATTTTGGTGAAGACAAGATATTTTTAGGTGATGGAATTTATAAAATTAATCCTTTGCAAATTATGCCAACTTTATCTGATTTACAAAATGAAGAAGAAAAAGAAAAGATTGAGTACAATAAAAAATTTTGAAATATTGATAAAGAAAAAATAATTAGTAAAGAATTTAATTTAAATGAAGCTTTAATTTTAAATCATCAAAGTATCATAGAAATATTGTTTAAAAATTTCTTTAATGATATTAGTGAAGAAGATACACGTTATTTAAAGAATAAATTTTGATTCTTTTATAATTACTGATTAAATAATGCTTCAAATAAAAATATATTAGAATGAAAAAATAATGAATTTCCTATTTTACAAGATTTTTATAATTGACTAATTAAGAATAAAGAAAATAATAGTTTATATAATAAATTATTAGAGCTTTTAGAAGATGGTTTTGTTATATCTCAAAATGATCTTAAAAAAGGTAGTTATTCTATGTTTTATAATGGTTATACAAGTATTGATATTTCAAATAGATACTTAACTATTTTTGATATGAGTAGTTTAAAAGATGGAAGTGACAAAAGATTACTTTCAATGCAAATGTTTTTAGTAATTAAATTATTGGAAAGACAAGTAAAAGTAAATCATGGAAAAGAGTCAAATGTTGCACAAAGAATAATAGTTGATGAAGCACATTTATTAATGGACAAAGATTTTCCTATAGCTTTAGATTTCATTTTTAGAATGGTAAAAATGATAAGAAAAAGAAATGGGGGAATAACAATTATTACTCAAAATGCTGAAGATTTTCTTTCTAATGAAGAGATTGAGAAAAAAACTAAAGCTATTATTAATAACAGTCAATATGCTTTTATTATGAAATCAACTGCAAAAAATATTGATAAAATTGAAAGTTTATATTCAGACAATGATGGATTTACTTATCAAGAAAAGAGTCATTTAATAGATGCTCCAAATGGAGAAGGTTTACTTATTACTTCAAGAACAAAAAGATTTTTATTAAAAATTGATGTTCAACCAGATGATTTTAAAATCATTTCTGGAGATGAAACTGATTTAGTAAAGTGAACTTTAAATTATTTAACTACCAGGTTATTTAATATAATAAGTGGTTTAAAATTTATTGATATTGATCAAGAAAATTGTGTAGATGTTAATAGGGAAAAAGAAGAAAAAACTTTAATTATTAAGTTAAAAGATAATCACAAAATTAATGAGAGTTTATTAAAAAATAATATTGAAATTAATAATGTAAGAATTATTAATAACTCTTTAGAAATTAATTTTAAAGAGTTACATAAGGAAATTGCTATTAAATTTTATGATAAAGTAAGGAAAAAAATTGATTTAATAAGAGGAGAAAAAGAAAATGATATCTAGTACTAAAAAAGTTTATAAGAGTGAAATCTGTAATACCATTTTTCAAAAAACTAAAATAAAGAAAAAATATATAAATGTCATTTATGATGAAATTTTTAAAGAAATTAAAAATCAACTTTTAAAAGAAAAAAAACTTACAATTAAAAATTTTGCTTCTTTAAAAATAAAAAAATATAATAATTCATTTTTTAAAAATTGCTTATCTTTAAGAATTAAAAAATCTTGTAATGGGTGAAAAAATGAAAAATAAATATACTCAAATTTTAATAAGATTTAAAACAGATGAAGAAGTGGAATTATTAAACAAATTTAAAGCTATTTTTAAAACTAAAAGTGAAAGTTTTAATAAATATATTAAAGGCATTATAATAAATATTATTGAAAATAATTTAGAAAATAAAGAAATAAATAAAACAAAAAATAAATTGAAAGATAATTTTAGTGAAATTTTAGAAGAAAATATTATTCCAAGATTTTATGGAATGGTAAAAACCATAAATGAAAAAAATTTAATAAAAATTGAATTATTAAATAGAAAAGTAAATTTCTTAATTCATGAATTAGGATTTAAGAGAATGATTGATGGTAGACCAATAATTAATGATATTACTGAAAAAGTAAAAGAGAAAAATTGAATGCTTGAAGAGGAATTAAAAATAAATGATGAAATTCAAATAAAAAAGAATTAATAATATATAACTTTTCTTTCTACTTAATATAAGTTTTTTAGAATTGAAAATAAATTAATTAGAAAATAGTATAAAATATAAATAGTTCACAAGAGATATGTTAGGAAACTAACAAATCTCTTTTTTTATTTTCTAACATATTTTTGAGAACAAAAATATAAAGGAGAAATAAAATGTCAGTATATACAAGAAGTAACTTAACAGATAATTTATGAACAGCTGGAGAAATCTGAATACCAAATGAAAAGAAAGAGCAAAAAAACAATTTTATAGCAGTTAGCGGTTTTGGTGTATCAGTTTTTAATGTAAAAGTTATAGAAAATAAAGAAAAGAATAAATATCAAGTAGTTTTCTATACTTTAGGAAAATACAAAGCTTTAATTGGAGAATGTACTTATCAAGATGCATATAATGAAAAATTAAAATCTAATGAAGTACCTTTTATATTTGGAATTTATGATTCAAATTATAAAATTGATGATAAAAAAACTCAAGAAGTTTTTAAAAAACTACCAGAGGAATTAAAAAAATTAACTAATAGATACAATGAAAAATATGTAAAAAATCAATTAAAAAATGTTGATAAAAATATAGAGAAAGAATATTCAAGATAGAGGTGTTATAATATGGATAGTAAAAACATTATATTGTGTTTTTCAAAAGAAAACTATGAAATAAAGGGTTCTATGACACTTGATGAATTTAAAAAGTACATGAGTTCTCTTCCAAAAGAAGAAGCAATTAGGATAGGAAAAGCAATGAGAAAAGATGTTAATGAATATTTAAGTTTGGTTCCTAAAAGAGAAAGAAAAATTATAGAAAAACCTGTTGGACCACTTGGACCAATAATTGATATTGATCAAACTGATTGAAAAGAAAAATATTTAGAAGAAAAGAATAAAAGAGAAAAATTAGAAAAAGAATTTAACGAATTTAAAATTGAAGTAAAGCAATTAATAACTGAATTAAGACAAGAAATCAAGGTTTTAAGAGAAGAAAATCAACAGTTAAGAGAGAAAGTAGAATATTACGATAAAAAATATAAAAATGAATATGATAAGAAACATGATTTTTCTAGAGGGAGTAGATAGATATGAAAAAACTTTTAGCTTTAGTTTCTTCTATTACTTTAATAACAGCTCCAATTATTTATGTTACTAGTTGTAAAACATTTGATAATAATGGAACTGTTAATAAAGAAAGTGGAGATAAAAAAGAACAAGAAGCTATTAAAGAGTTAAAACAAACTGATACAAATTGAGATTATAAATATAAAAATAAACTGTCATATCAAAAAGCAAGAGACTATTATTTAAAAACAGCAAATGACTTTTATGGTAATTTTATTAAGAATTGAGTAGATGAAGGTAAATCAGAAAATGAAATATGATATTCATATGGTGATATTTATTTTCAATCAATAATATGATATGCAAATGAAGCACAATGAGATTTAGTTAGAATTGATGAATTTGATGGTAATTATACATATGAACAAATTGACATTAATCAATTAAAACAAAATAGTTATTCTAAAAAATGA includes these proteins:
- a CDS encoding TIR domain-containing protein, producing the protein MKKVFYSFDYDDNWKVQQVRNIGVVTNENVVEPSKWETVKRSGNEAIKNWINKEINNSDVVVVLIGQYTYNSRWVKYEIQYALNSGKKIIGIHINNLGDKYGRKCLTGNSPFNEINDYRARSIEIFNPSISNALNEIKSILLKL
- a CDS encoding SIR2 family protein, with amino-acid sequence MNNSIIKKSFIKQFAQKILEKKALVFLGSGINKEVGLPDWKELMQDLYEDLDIKNSEQNYIDYIDLAQFLIHSTNGRHDLITKILKKIDIDKDPGPNLLEICKLPVKEFWTTNYDNLIEKSMLKLNKKYKKIVTKNNFAFLEPYLTNIYKMHGDIENENKIIISRKDYDSYANENLFFWNKLTLELSYKSCVFVGTSFNDYNLNIILSKISTLLDKEEKPNHFIFFEKDKNEEIFKLQNYKSIDLFKRFNIKTIWLENWNELQNIFKEINNKIIENNIFISGTAIEFNNNFNKKEAKKFISELTYKLIERQFKIFSGYGIEIGDSVITGAMSKILENSELVSTDKLEVLPFPQFVNDENKKNEIWQKNREYMILNSNVVIFLFGNKKDKNSEKIIISNGMIDEEFKIAKQLGKKVIPIPITGYAAFKIFEKIEKEIENFPYLKKHIDTLKNTRDIDQIIKIIESVVEF
- a CDS encoding Mbov_0396 family ICE element transmembrane protein produces the protein MGMFQGLINYILWLPCKWILQLLNAVNDVVKYLATDLFESILFGNKVSDWNQVLIPSTYYRILIVAAVCWLIFLVSTFICHLKKDIIEHEETPITKKIMESLKYSTFSAILLIFIPLFVWILVKMTSVLTQGLMIAFGSKNTSIADLLYNMGNPNWDGKIVEQNGNYPVPSNLTQWNMVVELVGLSIVFICLLLVMINIVTNTFATFFYFILTGFYALTAVFDQGARMKDYSKTIIANNFIICSTMVIFSVYSSLIQISFNSMSKLGMNGFTKMLLQLALACGGGLFVVNGDQYVSRLVGENISGVSSAMQGLGALKAGAMLAAGLGVAAMKMSKKGLIGRKNFSNSLKNDLSSLQGSNDSINNQSNEESSNETVQNGTHQNKMQQAKENFVKNRQQAMSKYQKGGILALAGLGVATAFHGTKTAKNLIGSFVGTKASRMMRREQLKEQTRTLGKGLANVGAKTLGVAGATFGGVAKMTGLDVTRGKILNERGNVYKNAKAEKYNEKLESKFNEKINKFDAMTSNQIINSNGINKSKEIKKAKELLLLKREQRVSLKEFKEDFSIKSKKWEKYADKENSDNK
- a CDS encoding HU family DNA-binding protein — protein: MISSTKKVYKSEICNTIFQKTKIKKKYINVIYDEIFKEIKNQLLKEKKLTIKNFASLKIKKYNNSFFKNCLSLRIKKSCNGWKNEK
- a CDS encoding Mbov_0397 family ICE element conjugal transfer ATPase gives rise to the protein MTRNPIIPENTNKRKFIIWQQLNLTIIDLSVWIIFIGLGAILGFFLWKLGGVWKPIAILSASLCLIAGFLLNTKSQFHNKKFYAVIFDWFIFLFVNKKYKLKSKNSTLNLIPYKYIEGEYILLKNKLYMSLIKVQGNSFFDYEQIKQNNILEKIWEIYNSLKMGGSIIKLDELKSRNQSLFFLEEKRHEWEVKRKNGEINDKQYFSRVRLIEKDIEKYSNFEANSVLEWIEKSIYIVFYAESIDQLKQMENKIINEYRRADLNAHKIDISKKVNVLNKIVDIDILDDNENNIFKYKDTLDEYFAYDSLENKASYLKIDNNLKISIGSVDHYPGEPDCGWLGQIFNVDSPVIINFNKVSDKVFQETLSKARRTAIATANATSKKEILTQRKRQQEIEKLEEFADTIGYGHDELYKFNIYIINKGINNKELNRSIKETKKILKQQKLTLFANPYKQIEAFSGMLPKPHDPLMEINGREVPLYSLVWGMPYINNSLNDFQGWFIGNSIVGDELFFNPHIRNEERRNANMFFVATTGAGKSTTMQRMLKNEILNGNRVYVIDPENEYSRFADYFGEDKIFLGDGIYKINPLQIMPTLSDLQNEEEKEKIEYNKKFWNIDKEKIISKEFNLNEALILNHQSIIEILFKNFFNDISEEDTRYLKNKFWFFYNYWLNNASNKNILEWKNNEFPILQDFYNWLIKNKENNSLYNKLLELLEDGFVISQNDLKKGSYSMFYNGYTSIDISNRYLTIFDMSSLKDGSDKRLLSMQMFLVIKLLERQVKVNHGKESNVAQRIIVDEAHLLMDKDFPIALDFIFRMVKMIRKRNGGITIITQNAEDFLSNEEIEKKTKAIINNSQYAFIMKSTAKNIDKIESLYSDNDGFTYQEKSHLIDAPNGEGLLITSRTKRFLLKIDVQPDDFKIISGDETDLVKWTLNYLTTRLFNIISGLKFIDIDQENCVDVNREKEEKTLIIKLKDNHKINESLLKNNIEINNVRIINNSLEINFKELHKEIAIKFYDKVRKKIDLIRGEKENDI